In the Gorilla gorilla gorilla isolate KB3781 chromosome 1, NHGRI_mGorGor1-v2.1_pri, whole genome shotgun sequence genome, CCCCTCCTGATGAACTGACTCACTGATGgctgctctgtgccaggtgctaGGCTGGGCACTGAGGCCGTGGGGCAAATCAGACAGGCATGTCCTCAGGGAGCTCCCAGGCTAGCACATGCAGTCGCCAACCATTCTACCCTTCCTTTGATGCCCAGCAGGAATATGCCCCTCTTCTAGGAGCCTGCCCTGGCTTCCCCAGCTGCCATACCTCAGCTCTGACTTCCAATGTCCCGCTGGCCTAGTGCAAGCCCAGCTCATGCCCGGGGACTTTCCAGGGCACCATGAACTATAACCCCTGGACTGCGAGGGGGTCAAGGGCAGCTGTGCCTCAGTCACCCTGAGACAGGCCGTGCTGGGGCTCAGCAGGTGCAGTCAGAATTGCTGTCTGGCAACAAGCATTCATGACACAGCCCACATCTGTCCTGGCCACAAACGCACCATCTGATCCAGTACCTCTGTGCTGGACACTTGGTTAAGGTTACTCTGGGCTGGGTTCAGAAGTTCCTAAGCAAGCAAGGTCATCCTGATTTGCCAATGTCCCAAGTGACCTGCAGAGGCAGGGCCACCCAGCACAGTGGGGAACACACTGGCTCTGAGTCCCAGGCCTGCCTCCTAATAGCTGTGTGAGGCTGGCTGATCATGTAACCTCCACAGGCCTTGGTAtcatcatctctaaaatgggctaACAATACCTGCAAGCACAGGCGCCGTGCAGCAGCTTAAACTAGCTGGTACGTGTGGATGCTGCTGGTGTTCAAGATGTGCACTCCTTCCTGCCCTTCCGAGCCTGGCATTCACCTCCCAGAGGAAGCCTTCCTTCTCTGAGGGGCACCAACGCTCACTGTGGGCCCCACTGGCAGGCTGAGCAGTGCCACTGGGGACAAAGCAGGGTCTCAATGCAATGAGACATACCCCTGCGGAGTTCTAAACTAGGCATGTCCAGAGAAGTGGCCCCAAAGGGCAGCCACTGGGGAAGAGGTGGGATCTGCTCTGGTGTCTAGCTAGGAAGTCAGCCTCTGCCTGTGGGGACACCCACTGGCCAGCAGCTTCCAGTGTCTTCCATGGTAGCTGGGGCTGCTGGCGAGGCAGAGCAGGGCACGCCAGGTCAGTTGGGGTTTGCCTTGATCTGCACGGAGAGGCACTGTGCAGTGGAAATCCGGAGCGCTGGGGTCAGAGAgcagggttcaaatcccagatcCCCGAGTGGATGTGAGACTTTGGTCAACTTGTTGATCCTCCTTCACCCTCAGCTGCCTCATCAGGAAAACGGGACTAGGACCACCTACCTGGTAGCATGTGAGGTTGCAAGGACTAGTATCACCAGTGTTAGGTGCAAAAGACCTAACAGGCCCAAgggttactttatttttatttttattttgagaaggagtctcattctgtcgcccaggctggagtgtagtggcgcgatcttggctcactgcaagctccacctcccgggttcacgccattctcctgccttagcctcccaagtagctgggactacaggcgcccgccaccacgcccggctattttgtatttttagtagagatggggtttcaccgtgttagccagcatggtctcgatctcctgacctcatgatccgcccgcctcggcctcccaaagtgctgggattacaggtgtgagccaccgcgcccagccgggttACTTCTTAATATGCAAACGGGCACCTCCTCTGATGAGTACCTGGGAATGGCCGGAGGAAGACCAGGCCCCAAGCCGGCCCCCCAGATGCGAATCTGCCCCTATTCCCTAGTCAGGCTTGTTGAAAAGTCCCCAGATGTACATGGGATGGGATCTCTTCCTGGGAGAGCAGACCCCAACATCCACCCAGTGAAGCTGAAGGTCACGTCAAATCTGAAAGGCGACTTTGTTCTCTCTGGCTTCATCCCTTATGCATGAAAGAGCAGACGGCTGGCGCTCAGGATTCATAATCCGAGACATCCGGAGACTAAAGACATTGGCCAAATTTAAACCGAAAGATGAACTTGTTGGGTGTCTTTTCAGATtatgagggaaagaagaaaggggaggATTTCTTAGTCATCCACGAACCACTGAGAATTCACAGGGAGTCAGCCTGATGCTGAtatatgagggctctgcctctgggttctgGACACTTAAAATACCACCGTTTCAAAGGGATAAAGAGATACATGTCCAAGTGGACCCCCACAAGCCACAGCTGAGGGGCAGAGGCCTGGGGAATCTCTGGAGAGTGGCTGAAAGAACCTGAAGAGAGTGGCCTTTCTGTGAGGGTCACCGCCCAGGTCAACAGGTGGTCTCGGGCAGCATATGGCCAGACTGGGCTCCTGGGAAGCCAGGACATGGCGGGGTAAGGGCCACACAGGTTGGCGGCTCAGCTGTGGCCCTGCCCAGCACTTGAAGCACAGCTGCCTTCCTCTCCCAGCCCAGTGTCCTCAGCAGTAACGGGAGCTAATGCCATCTGCCATCTGCGCTCAGCACAACCGTTCCAATATGGTGCAGAGCTCAGCACAACCCTCGGCACATAGTAAGAGCTCAGTTAACACTGGTTGCTAACGATTTTACTTTACCATTTTTAAACATATTGAGTTCCAGTTGCCTTTGGTTCTGAGATCATCTGAATGCACAAGTGTTCTACCAACAATGTGATGGTCACCGCTGAGTCACACAAAACCCAGGGTGGTAAAAAGCGGGGAGGTCATTGCACCATTTTCACACGGGAAAATCAAGGCTCAAGAGGTGATGGATCAAGTGTCACAGCCtccaagtggcagagctagggcTAGACCCTGAGTCTCTCAAGACACTGAAATACTTCCCACCATCCCCCAACACACCCAAACCACACATCCTGAGTTCATCTCGGCCACGCCTGGACCCCTGTCCCCAGTACTGAGACCCAGGCCCAGTCCACATTCAGCCCGGAGCAAGTCTGTGGAATGATAAAGTGTTGCGGATCCAAAAAGTGATGGAAATAATGGACATCCTCTCTGTGGAAAACGCCCACGTGGACACGTACACAACCTCATGCACATTGCAGGGGATTCACAGCCTGGCCACAGTCCCCCGCCCGGGCTCTCAGACACTTCAGCCGATGCACCAGATCCCTGGTGTAGCCTCCGTGAGTCATCCAGAGGTGacctcatcacacacacacccagctgCTGGGTGAAAAGGGGGCCCCACTGGGCCTTCAACCCCAGGAACCTAAGACCATCACCCCCACTCAGTGCTGCCCCTGGGCGCGCGGCCCCACCCAGCCTGTGGTCACTGCTGCTGCCATCCCCAAAGGGCAGGAGCCGCCGGACGCTGCCGCCAGTCTACTCCACCTGATGAGCGTTGCTTGCGTTTCAAAACGagaacatttattatttgttttttcctcattAAAGTTTCACAAATAAAGCACAGCAAGACTTGTCTGCAGACACACAGGAGGCACACGGACAGCCCGTCAGCCAGAGATGGAGACGAAGGCCAGCGTGGCTCTCACAGGGCAGCGCTTCTCAGAACCCCTGGCCCCCCTCGTGCCAAGGCTGGCCTGTGTCAGGCCTCGCCCACACCGCCTTATGACAAATACAGAGGCCGGTGCCAAGGAGGTGGCTACAGAGCCAGGGCAAGGAAGTTATCCTCATGTTCTGATAATGACCCTACAAATCCCACTCCACCCTCAGGCACCTCCGTCTAAGGTGTCTGGTTACTCCAGGTAAGGAGGTTCCCAGGAGGGCCGTGTTTTCCCTAGGGCTGATGAAACTTGCTCCGACAAgccaggccactgggaggcaccTCAGGATGGAAAAGATGCTGGAGACTTTGCTGGCTTTCAGGATGCCGGGAACCCCACGGGGGCAaaaggggagaaaggaaagagattctAAAGACAGATTGCTGCCGGTATGTCCCGACCCAGGGTCACAGTGTCAGCAAAGAGAACAGCGTGATTCTGACAGGGTTGGATTTTGTTTCACCCTCGGAATGAGCAGACTTCAAACACTTGCATTTTCGCGGAAATCAACAAGAGAGACAGCTAGCAGGACACGAGGCTCCTGCCAGTTCTGTGTGGAAAGGCACCAGATGGTTTGTTATGAAACACATTTTGGTCAGAAAATAGCTGGGGTTTTTTGGTTCCTGGGAGGACAACAAAGCTAGAAGAAAAGGAGGTGTGAGTTGCGTGAGGAGGCAAAGAAGAAGGCAGCTTTGGCATCAGACCTGGGTTCTACTCTTCACTCTACCCCTCCACGCttgaggcctcagtttcctcatctgtaaagtggtcatagaatatttccaaataaatctaGGTGTCAGGTTTCACACATCATCCCAGGAAGTATGGGGAGGTGGGGCGCAGACACTCAAACGGACACACAGAAACCAGAGGAAGAGCACAGCCTTGCGTGGAGGGGAGAAGGCAGGGAGGGGCCCGACGGAGGGCGGTCACAGAGATGATCCCCGTGTCAGTCCCTGGGAGCAGGGAGCAGCCAGTTACACTGGTTCCAAGCAGAGGTGGAGACCATCCACGGGGACCTTGGGCCCCTTCTCCTGGAGGAAGGGCAGAAGGAAAGCTGGACTCAATGCAGCACCATGGAGGAGCCCTCAGGGTCACACCTGCTGTTAATGCTTTAAAGTGCCAAGCTGTATCGTCTTTGGTCAGGAGCTGCCCCTTAGTCTCTAAGAGCCTGGGGTCCAGGGCTCAAACCCTGCCTGCTGGGCCCTGAGGAAGCAGAGCAGGAGGACACATTCCCCTTCTGCGGCTGTGGGTGCTCTCctgtgctggggggtggggggaaagatCACTGAAATCCAACAGCTTTCAGGAAGCAGGATGGCCCCAGGGAAATTTGGGTCCTTAGAAAGGGAGAAGGGACTAGAAATGCTTTGGTCACAGTCCTGATACCCACAGCCAGGGCAGAGGCTTGCTCCAGGAGAGCAAGCGGGAGCCGATTACAGCACTGCACATGTCACGCAGCAGGAGACGTGCCTGACGCAGACTGGCTTCTGAGCATAAGCCAGAAGTCACTGAATAAATATTCAAGGCATCTTTTGGTTCTCAGAGAAAGAGCAGggcttaaaagaaaaatctctccCCTGCCTGACTGGCTGCAGCTCTGATCTTCAGGCTGACAGTGCTGAGGGCTGGGAGAGGCGGCAGGCGGGCCCCAGAACTGGCTCCCCCGCAGCAGGTGGCTTTGGTCCGTCACGTGTCAGGGCCGCTTGTGTCCGGCTGGCCCCGGGCCCTCAGAAGCTGAAGAGGTCATCCTGCTCTGTGCCGCTGCTGTCAGGCTTGTCCCAGTCGACAGGCGAGAGGCACTGGGCGTAATGCATGTCCTGGGCTGTCAGGCCAGTGTCCAGGACCTGAGGGTTTGTCCGAGACTGGGcaagcctggaaggcagagctgtgTGAGCCGAGAGCCTGGGTGAGGGCTGGCGCGCCCCAGGGTCAGATGCGAGGGGGCACCAGTGGGGAACAGCAGGGCACATGGCCCAAGAAGGAAGCCCCAGGTGCAGGGGAGGTGGAGGAACCTCAGATCAAAGCACCTCCCCTTGAGAGTCAAACAGCTCAGAAAAGTCAGGGGCAGCCAGCGGTGCACCCACCCCCGGGAGAGGCCAGAGCACCCACTCTGTGCCCCAGCTCAGTCAGGACATGCCCAGGAAAGAGGAGAAGGGGCTGGTAAAGGGAgcagcgggggtgggggtggggtggggaacaaGCTGTGGGAGGGAACACGGAAGATTCTTTGGCTATAACTGTGTCAACACCATGCTGTtcgaaaaataaatttacaaaggGAGACAACCTACATGTCCAAAAGAATAGGGGAGAGTCAAGTAAATTATAGCCGCTTCCCTTAAGAGAATGTTAGGCAGTCAATGGAAGAGGTGTTTACGAGGAGCTTTTAACAGCCTGGAGCAATGCTTCTGACACATCGCTGTTAAGTGAAAAATCAGGATCCCAAAATGCAAATACGATGAGCTGATCAATGcaaaataatgtatatgtataggATTAGCATGAACTAAGCCCAAAACTCTGGGCTGTGGGATTACGGGATGGTGTTACTTTTTGTTTAATGCTTTGCTGATTTTCAAAATTGTTAATAAAGGGCACATGATGCTCAAAATAATgtggaaaaagcaaacaaaagattTTCCTCAGAGGGCGGGTGTCGTCAGCCAGTGAGGCAGGGAAGGTGTCGCTGTCGCCCTCGCCCCAGGCTGGACCAAGGGGTTTCCACCAGTCCCTGGCAAGAAGGAggcaaggaagaggaaggaggaggcaggagggcaaAGACGCTGGACCAAAAATTGCTGACTCCAACCCCAAACAAAGCCCCTGATGTGGGAGGGCTGTAGGAGGCTGCTGAGGGTctcaaggaagaaagggaggcctGACAGACGGGGACCCAGGGCTCGGAACCCTGACCTGCCCAGGCCTCTCCTCAGCCACAGCCTTCTCAGTGGCATGTCCTCAAGCTGCAGGGGGCCACAAGGATGGCCCCTGGGAAAACGGGGAAATGCCACCAAAGGCTATACCAAAACACCTCCTCACTGTGCCTGACCTTCCCTGCTATGGAACGCTTCACGAGCTTCATTAAACACTTTCTCCCTTCCCCTGTTCATAAACACAGACCTGTGGAGGGAGCAAagcctgtgaaaaaaaaaagcccattttTGAAGGCCACGCCCCCTCAAGTCAGAGGAAATCAACTTGAGCTGCAGTGTGTTTCGCTCAGCTCAGACTGCGGCAGAGCAGCCACCAGGAATAGTTTTTGACTCAACAGTAAGAACTTTCTAACAGCTCTGGACAACGCTGGAAGGGGTTTCCTCCCCAGTGAGCTCCGTGCCCCTGGAAGCATTTGAGTGGAGGGATGGGACTGTTGCTCTGGAGGGGGTCCGAGTGGCTTGTGTTCTTAATCAGGGGAAAGGTCCCCAGGGGAAAGGGCAGCAGGGCCAGCCCACGCACACCAGGCCCCCTGCCCAGCACAGGAAGCTCGCATTACCTCAAAAACGCTTCATCCAGGCCATCATCCAGCTCCTTGGGGAAAACAAAGCAGGAGATAAGAACTATGTTTGGGGGAGCCCATGCTCACAGCTGGGGCTTGTCCCAGCCCTGGGTAAGCTACAGGGACTCAGGACACAAGCTCAGGGTGGGCGCCTGGAGGCACGGCCTCAGGCAGGCCTCCTGCCTGGGTGCATCGCCAGCATCTCAGCCCAAGGACCCAAAGCTGGAGACGTGGGAGAGGAGAAAGGCCATGTCCCAGGGTGTCTGGAGACCCAGGTAGGTTCAGTGCCCTGGTCCATGCTACCTGCCcgtgagaccttgggcaagtcactgctCCTCTTTGAAACTCAGCTTTTCCTTCAGTAAGAGGAGGGCATTGGACCTGATGACTTCTATGGCTTTCAAATTCCAAAAGGaagagggtggggaagggagtTTTCTTGCCTTCATTTACTTCCAAAAGCCAAGGCAAAATTCCAAGTTCATGAGGAATAACTGATGCCAGGAGTCCCACAGCCTCAGTAGAAAAGCGACAGGTGAGGTCCCTCCATGGCCTCCTGGTGAGGATGGGCAAGTGGCAAGGGTGGTTCCCAAACAGCAGAGAACAGGCTCAAGGGACCCCAGGAGAGCCCCCAGtacccagatttttaaaaattaaagagacgACGAGTTAACATGTGATTCTGCAACGGATCCTGGGCCAAAAACAGGACACTGAAGGGGCACCTGGAGAAATGTGTAAGTTCTACAGATTATATAACAGCACAGTATCGTGTTTGTTTCCTGATTCTGACCAGTGTAATGTGGTCATGCAAGATGTTAACAATTGGGGAATCTGGATGACGGGTGAACAGGAATTCTTTGTACTAATTTTGTAACACagtctgaaattatttccaaatgaaaaattaaaattaaatttcaggTTCCTCGGGGAGATTCTGTTGGCAGAGGTCATCACCCTTACTGAGATGAAAAAGCTGAGACAGAGAGGTCAGGGGGCTTACCCTGAGTCCCTGAGGGAGTCAGGGACCAAGCTGGTGACTGCCCAAGTCTCTGGGTCCTCATTCAGGCAGCTGAGGGGGAGGGGTGTTAGGAGCGAGCTCTGCCACACCAAGAACAAGGGCGCCTTTGGCTGGTCTTGTGGTGGGCAGAGCCGTGGACGCTCAGGCCAAGAGGCCAAGCATTGTGAGGAGACAGCTGTGCTGGGAGCCAAGCCTGTTGGGGACGCAGCCTCAGGTTCAAAAGGGACATTGTTCATCCCCTATCCTGCGCCTGGGCACTACCGGGCTGGGTCTGGTCCTCCCAGAGGCCCACAAGTCACGGGTCCCAGGGCCTGGTCCCTGGAGCAGCCCCAGGCTCACCCAGAGGTCAGGCTGAGGATCACCGATCTGCTGGCCACACAACCACTCACCCAGACAACACTGCTGCCACTCAAGGCTTGTGGCCGCGGCACCTCATCCATGTTGGTGGTGTTGGCGCTGACCGTGGACAGCGGGGCCTTAGCCGTCTCCTCTAAGTCCAGCAGGTTCCCAGTGGCGACCACTGTGAGGGATCCGGTCAGGTTGTCAGTGGGAGATCAGCCTCTTCCTTCCTGGCCCCCTCCCTGGGctgtcctggccctgaccctcccCTCTGATGTGGCCTTGCCCAGGCCTCCCAGCCGAGCCCGGCCCTGGCACCTCCCCACGGCAGATGCGCAGCTGCccacagagtgagaacctgactAATGGCTTAGACTGAAACTTTTGTATTCACAATAGTTAAGTTTTCTTAAGCGACCACACAATAGTATGTTAAGTATATAGAAAGATAGacgcatatttatatatttgcataGGGACATATCTAGAAGAAAATGTACTGAGTTATTTCTTCCCCTTATCTACATTTTCTAATTGATCTGTAATGAAcgtgtattatttatttaacaaaacaaaagtgaaaaaccAAGAGGCTGTCCCAGCCCAGGCAGGAGTGGGACCCCCCTGGGTGAAGCGCAACCCCAACACCGCATGGCCAATCCCCCTTCCCCGTCAGGACTCACAGCTCTTCAAGGGGGGGGTGCAGTCTCGGCGGGCCCCCAGGACGTCCCCTCCCTCTTGGCTGGCTTtgtccctcttctctttctctgcaggACCAAGGCACAACATGTTGGAGCCTCAGACCCCAGCACTCTGTCCCCAGCAATCACCGGGCAAGGGTGATTAGCCGTGGCCAATCTCGAGGGGCAGTTTCAGGTTTCCAGCCGGGAGGAAAGAAACCTTTCGGATGTCAGTTAATCCTCACAAGCACCCTTGGGGAGGGAGACGGctgttcccatttttcagatgggaaaaccGAGACTCTGAGCGGTGAAGGGACCTGCTCACAGTCACAAGCCAGGTGGGTGATGAGGCAGGAAGTCGGTCCAGGTCTGACCCCAGGGCCTTTATGtgtctccccacctcccaccacaccCACAATGTAGATGCAAAGTCTCACCTTCCTTGGACACCTGCCAAAACTCAAAGGCGACTTTGAAGGCCTGGGCTACGGTGAGGGTAACAGCCTGTGCCTGAAAACAGGaagtggggatggggaggggtgcAGTGTCAGCCAGGGCAGAGCAAGTCTGCACTGGAGGGCTGGGGACTCCAGGCCAGGCCCCCTGGCTCCCTCCCTGCAGCTTCTGCAGCTCCATCCCAGGCTCTGGAATGCCTGCTGGGCAGAGCAGGGTCCTGGCCCTTCCCAGGTCTCCAAAGCAGCCTGGGATGTCATAAGGCCACAGCCTCGCAGAGGCAGTAGGGGCCCCATCTTTACTATCTCTGGCCCCACCAAAGTTCTCACTCTCACTCTAGGGCCCCTGCCTGCAAAGGCTGTTCTTCTCCAGGTCTTTTCCTTCCCCTTTGGGCTTCCCTGAATTCAATGAACTGTGAGGCTTACTTCCTCCAAGAAGCCCTCCCTAATTACCTGTGGACTTAGCCCTTGGAATTGGAGAACAGAAAAGCCAGAATTGGAAGGGCCCAGCCATTGCCCCAAATGAGCCACAGCCAGAGAGGTGAAAGTTAGGTTCCGGTTGGGACTATAACTGGATCCCACAAAGAGAGTAGAAGGCTTGTCAATTTCCTGATAGGAGCAAGATGTCAATGAAGGCCCGGGGACCAAAACCGGTCAGTGCTATAACCCACCTGTAAGGAAGGGCCACACCTCGGCCCTTCACCCCAGGGGAACTCCCCCTCACCCCTCCAAACCCAACTCAGATGTCACCACCTCTCTCCTGTCACCAGTCCCAGACTCCTCTagccccacccacctccctctgGCACTATGCATGTGAAAGTGTCACTGGCTCCCCTGCCTGTGTTTCCCCCAGCTTCGTGCACCCTAAAAGCAAGAATCAATCTGAACACCCCTGCCCTCGGGAGCAGGCCAAAGCCTCCCAGAGGTGGCAACAATGCTGGGTGAATTACATTCACCTGAGGCGCCGGCCTCATTCCACCCAGGACCTATCCCCAGCCCATATTCATCTCAACACCTTCCTCTCTCAGCCATTCCAGTCCAGGGTTAATCAGCTCAGCTTCTGGGAGTGGAAGTCCCAGAGTTCGTAGCTATAGCCGGAAACATCTAGCTTCCTTCTGAAGCCCTGGCTGAGAGAAGAAAGCATCAGCCTCTTTCAAGTCTACAAGTTCAGGCCTCACCAGCCTCAGCCCCgctccctgccctcccccagACAACTCAATTTAATTGAGAAATGGACCTGTGGCCACTGCCTTTAaaagtccttttaaaaaaatatttaaaattcctaAACAAACTGACTGATCCGTGCCAATTAAACTTCACAAAAGTATAAAACCTCATTTGAATGTCTCcaacatttacatttttgatGGAAGTACAGGCACTTTATGGCAAAACTTAAATATGGTAATTAAGTATGAAACTCTTCGCAGCTGTTTACAATTTAAGCTGTCATATCTGAATCAAGTTTAATAGACCCAGTTACCATTGAGAATTGCCCATGAACTAAAAATATGGGCTAATTACCAGCCCAAGTCAGATCACTATCCACACAAGCAAGGGCTGGACACCCAATGTGGCAGGGATATGAAAACGCCATTATTTAAGCCTGCTGGAAATCTGGAGACACAAGCTTAGACTGTAGTTGCATAAATCTGCTTGTTCATTTGCATACATTCCTACCCTTTTGCCCTGAAGTCCCAAGCTGTAAGTTAAACTGAATACAACCCAAGAGGTGGATGTGTGCAGGTGGCTGCAAGCCCAGGCTGGGCagggactgggagtggggtgggCCCTGCTTCCTGGGGTGTCTGCAGGGATCCGAGGACCAGCATTAGGTGGAGGGACTGCTCAGGCCTGCCCAGGTGGGATGCCCACCCCTCCTGACTGCCTCTGGCTTTCGGGTCTGCCTTATTATCCTGACTGGATGCTACCTTGCccagtttttcacattccttGTTCCCAGGAACCAGGCTGCTCATGGCTCAAAAGGGGCCAGAAACTGGAACCAAGACAGCCACATGCCCCCCAGCAGCCCTGCTGCCCCAGAAGTATAAACCTTGCACAAGGATCACTCCAAGATGCCAATGGTCATGGGGGAGGGAGCAGCCTGGCCCCGTGCTGTCTGGGTGGAAATGGGGGTAGCACTTTGCTTACCATCAGCCCAGGCCCAGCACCTGCACGACACCTTCACTTCGGAGCCCAGAGGCCTCCCGGTTGGGCAGATGGAAGGGATTCCCTGGAGGAACCCTATGCTGGCTGTGCCCAGCAGCACCAGGGAGGGGAGACCTGGGGTGGCTGTGCTGCCCCAGAATTGAACGGACTGGTGGGTGATGTAGAAAGGAGCCCTTCTCCCCCAACCTGAATGGGTCATGAACTCATTCCGGCAACCCAGCCAGGAAGAGTAGGGATGTGGAGGCCCCCAGCCACAATGAGTGACGTTTTGTCAACATCCCGATTCAAGGCCCTCAACATCCTGATTCAAGGCCCGCTGCAAACGGAAGCTGCCTCACCACCCACCCCAGGGGAACCATTTTACTTCGCCCCTCTGTGTTTGCACGTGTGTTAATCCCATGCTGGTGTGCActccccacccaccaccccacccccttcTCTCGGCCTGGCAAACTCCTCCTGGCTCCTCAGCCTTCAAAGCCCCATTCAAGGTGTCTGTCTCAGGGAAGTCTCACTGACTCTAACTTCAGGGAAGTTAGTGAGATTTACTACCACCCCAGAACTAAGCCCCCCTGGGTTCCAGGTACTGATGCTGGGCTGTTCTCTACCGCCTTGGATGTTTTCTCCATGGCTCAGGCCAGGACAGACGGTGCCAAACCTCTGTGGCGGAGCTGCCAGCAGGTGCGGAGGCTGACGCAGCTATTCCATCTCCTGCCTCCCCCAAGAACACTTCGACTTAGCCCAAGAATCTAGGATTTCCAACATGTCTAGGCCACCAACACACTGTCAGCCTGGGTTGGGCTAAGACCTTGAGGTAGCAGGTGATGTATTTACACCATGCTGGGCTGCGCTGTCTTGGAGAGGGGTCCGCAGGGCCCCTGAAGCAGGGAGGCCAGGTAGCAAAGGGTAGGGAGATGGATAAACCACTCCAGCCATCAACCCAACCCGAGAAGAACACACTAAGAAAGATGAAGAGTTTGGGTTTCTGGCAGGGGCCCTTCCTGCTGCCTGGTCAGGGCTCTGCAGTCAGTGGCTGAGCAGCGGCCTGGCTCTGTTTTCCTCGTAACTGACCTCATGGCCTGAGGGTAGGCTGATTTCACTCAAGTCTGTGCGAAGTTCTCTGACCACAGGCCAGGTCTCCCTTGTAAGAGCTGGCCCTGCACCTCTCTCTTACTCCCAGACCCCTCATCCCAGAGGAAGCCTCTGCACCGTCGAAGGCCCCTCCCACCCAGGGCCAGCTGTCCCTGCCCAGGGCCTGCCCTGGTCAGCGGGGAGGAAGAGATGAACAATGGGGACATAAGGAGCTGTATTTTTAAGTCTGTGTGGCCTCCTAAAAGACAAAGCCACGAGTCACATCTGTGGGAACTCACAGGAGATGCCACAGCAACTTGGAGCCCTGGGACCTCACGAGGCAAGTGGCCAGCGACACTGAGTCTGCAGGAAAGAAACAAGGTGTTCAAAAGAACCTGGGGCCTTTCAGAACAACCCTGGAGGACACTGAGGCAACCTTCTCATTCTGCTGATAGGCAAGCAGCCCAGAGAAAGGCAGGATCTTCTCCAAGGTAACACAGCAAATCAGCCAGGATCAGACCGCTAGACTGTCTCCTCCTACGGTGCCTCTTCCATGACACCTGTGGTGGCCTGAATCGTGTGTCCGCCcccaagatgtccacatcctaatccctgagACCCGTGAATGCTG is a window encoding:
- the LDLRAP1 gene encoding low density lipoprotein receptor adapter protein 1 isoform X2; amino-acid sequence: MDALKSAGRALIRSPSLAKQSWGGGGRHRKLPENWTDTRETLLEGMLFSLKYLGMTLVEQPKGEELSAAAIKRIVATAKASGKKLQKVTLKVSPRGIILTDNLTNQLIENVSIYRISYCTADKMHDKVFAYIAQSQHNQSLECHAFLCTKRKMAQAVTLTVAQAFKVAFEFWQVSKEEKEKRDKASQEGGDVLGARRDCTPPLKSLVATGNLLDLEETAKAPLSTVSANTTNMDEVPRPQALSGSSVVWLDDGLDEAFLRLAQSRTNPQVLDTGLTAQDMHYAQCLSPVDWDKPDSSGTEQDDLFSF
- the LDLRAP1 gene encoding low density lipoprotein receptor adapter protein 1 isoform X3; protein product: MLFSLKYLGMTLVEQPKGEELSAAAIKRIVATAKASGKKLQKVTLKVSPRGIILTDNLTNQLIENVSIYRISYCTADKMHDKVFAYIAQSQHNQSLECHAFLCTKRKMAQAVTLTVAQAFKVAFEFWQVSKEEKEKRDKASQEGGDVLGARRDCTPPLKSLVATGNLLDLEETAKAPLSTVSANTTNMDEVPRPQALSGSSVVWELDDGLDEAFLRLAQSRTNPQVLDTGLTAQDMHYAQCLSPVDWDKPDSSGTEQDDLFSF
- the LDLRAP1 gene encoding low density lipoprotein receptor adapter protein 1 isoform X1, which translates into the protein MDALKSAGRALIRSPSLAKQSWGGGGRHRKLPENWTDTRETLLEGMLFSLKYLGMTLVEQPKGEELSAAAIKRIVATAKASGKKLQKVTLKVSPRGIILTDNLTNQLIENVSIYRISYCTADKMHDKVFAYIAQSQHNQSLECHAFLCTKRKMAQAVTLTVAQAFKVAFEFWQVSKEEKEKRDKASQEGGDVLGARRDCTPPLKSLVATGNLLDLEETAKAPLSTVSANTTNMDEVPRPQALSGSSVVWELDDGLDEAFLRLAQSRTNPQVLDTGLTAQDMHYAQCLSPVDWDKPDSSGTEQDDLFSF